One window of Mesorhizobium sp. PAMC28654 genomic DNA carries:
- a CDS encoding TadE/TadG family type IV pilus assembly protein: MLRLAGKFLKSRSGSLIPIFAIGMIPMVAAVGLSVDYTAAVTDKGDMQGALDAATLGIMTLPTTTTTAARQQSLQDQFTANSGQGTVTLNSFTVAADGTATANTSASYAMPTDFMQIAQISTVQIGVTSSVTKTPALVQATFKIDKASGWWNKTIYLWGTQFGAITAQKLMQISYTYNGAGDPKGYGTTTVYTVSGTQLTQVQQQVCSTSTVKNFNNAPAGSIERTSGSKNYLTTCTTTPANGTGAVIDVSQMNSLYLEMDVPSGNPTVLKSNDPTKSNYLFIGATDTTAVEMPLGQAIDIFTAVPCGQSSTQAWEDGGSSVPEPITDADFFYSVTGKCDFNQRPSQTVLTQ, encoded by the coding sequence ATGCTGCGGCTTGCAGGAAAGTTTCTCAAGTCCCGAAGTGGTTCGCTTATCCCGATATTCGCCATCGGCATGATCCCGATGGTCGCCGCCGTTGGCCTGTCGGTGGATTACACCGCCGCGGTCACGGACAAAGGCGACATGCAGGGCGCGCTGGACGCGGCAACCCTGGGGATCATGACGCTGCCGACAACGACGACCACGGCGGCGCGACAGCAGTCGTTGCAGGACCAGTTCACGGCCAACAGCGGACAGGGCACCGTGACGCTCAACAGCTTCACCGTCGCCGCCGACGGCACCGCCACCGCCAACACGTCGGCCAGTTATGCCATGCCGACCGATTTCATGCAGATCGCTCAGATCTCGACGGTGCAGATCGGCGTCACATCGTCGGTGACAAAGACGCCGGCGCTGGTGCAGGCCACCTTCAAGATCGACAAGGCCTCGGGCTGGTGGAACAAGACCATCTATCTCTGGGGCACGCAGTTCGGCGCGATCACGGCGCAGAAGCTGATGCAGATCAGCTATACCTATAATGGCGCCGGCGATCCCAAGGGCTACGGCACGACCACCGTCTACACCGTCAGCGGAACCCAGCTGACCCAGGTCCAGCAGCAGGTGTGCTCGACCAGCACCGTCAAGAATTTCAACAACGCCCCCGCCGGTTCGATCGAACGGACGAGCGGCAGCAAGAACTACCTGACCACCTGCACCACCACGCCGGCGAACGGCACCGGCGCGGTGATCGATGTCAGCCAGATGAACAGCCTCTACCTGGAGATGGATGTTCCTTCGGGAAACCCGACGGTCCTGAAGTCGAACGATCCAACCAAGTCGAACTACCTGTTCATTGGCGCGACCGACACGACTGCTGTCGAAATGCCGCTCGGCCAGGCCATCGACATCTTCACCGCGGTGCCTTGCGGCCAGTCGAGCACCCAGGCCTGGGAAGATGGTGGCTCCTCTGTGCCGGAGCCCATCACGGATGCCGACTTCTTCTACAGTGTCACAGGCAAGTGCGACTTCAACCAGCGGCCCTCGCAGACGGTGCTGACGCAGTAA